A single Carnobacterium inhibens subsp. inhibens DSM 13024 DNA region contains:
- a CDS encoding DEAD/DEAH box helicase has product MKFTELGLAPELLKSVERLGFEEATPIQSQTIPLALEGKDVIGQAQTGTGKTAAFGLPMLQKIDVTNRNVQGLVIAPTRELAIQTQEELFRLSRDKKIRVQVVYGGADISRQIRALKDAPHIVVGTPGRLLDHIKRKTLKLGHVETLVLDEADEMLNMGFIDDIETIIHEVPDVRQTLLFSATMPPAIKRIGVRFMKDPEHVQIKATTMSDSLIEQFFVRCKDFEKFDIMTRLFDVQTPELTIIFGRTKRRVDELARGLEARGYRAEGIHGDLSQQKRMSVLKSFKTGKLDVLVATDVAARGLDISGVTHVYNYDIPQDPESYVHRIGRTGRAGKEGVSVTFITPNEMGYLRVIEDLTKKAMTPLRPPTNAEAFEGQIKASIDEVGSIIDANGLNRYEKAAAQLLETYTAEDLAAAFLKSVTKDADEVPVKITPERPLPGRKGGSSHGGGSNRGASKGGYRGGNNRSGKPSERRGGGSSSASGKWNKDSKRSGSDNRRKDSRSKSTTDSRRKAGGERKFTIRDKD; this is encoded by the coding sequence CAGAATTAGGATTAGCACCTGAATTATTGAAATCAGTAGAACGTTTAGGATTTGAGGAAGCAACACCGATCCAATCACAAACGATTCCACTAGCACTTGAAGGAAAAGACGTTATCGGGCAAGCACAAACAGGAACTGGTAAAACAGCTGCATTTGGTTTACCAATGTTACAAAAAATTGATGTAACCAATCGTAATGTACAAGGTTTAGTTATTGCACCTACTCGTGAATTAGCTATCCAAACACAAGAAGAATTATTCCGTTTAAGCCGCGATAAAAAAATCCGTGTTCAAGTTGTTTATGGTGGAGCTGATATCAGTCGCCAAATTCGTGCTTTAAAAGACGCACCGCATATTGTTGTCGGTACACCAGGTCGTTTATTAGATCACATCAAACGTAAAACATTAAAACTAGGACATGTTGAAACATTAGTACTAGATGAAGCAGACGAAATGTTGAATATGGGATTCATCGATGACATTGAAACGATCATTCATGAAGTTCCAGATGTACGTCAAACATTATTATTCTCTGCTACAATGCCGCCTGCTATTAAACGCATAGGTGTTCGCTTTATGAAAGACCCTGAACATGTTCAAATTAAAGCAACTACAATGTCTGATAGTTTAATTGAACAATTTTTTGTACGTTGTAAAGACTTCGAAAAATTTGATATTATGACTCGTTTATTTGATGTTCAAACACCAGAATTGACAATCATTTTTGGCCGTACAAAACGTCGTGTAGACGAATTAGCTCGTGGATTAGAAGCTCGCGGATACCGTGCTGAAGGGATCCATGGCGATCTTTCTCAACAAAAACGTATGAGCGTGTTAAAATCTTTTAAAACAGGTAAATTAGATGTTTTAGTAGCAACTGACGTAGCAGCTCGTGGATTAGATATTTCCGGAGTTACACACGTATATAACTATGATATTCCTCAAGACCCAGAAAGCTATGTTCACCGTATTGGACGTACTGGTCGTGCAGGAAAAGAGGGTGTTTCTGTAACTTTCATTACACCTAATGAAATGGGATATTTGCGTGTTATTGAAGACTTAACGAAAAAAGCAATGACACCATTACGTCCACCAACAAATGCAGAAGCATTTGAAGGTCAAATCAAAGCGTCAATTGACGAAGTAGGTTCTATTATTGACGCTAATGGCTTGAATCGTTACGAAAAAGCTGCTGCACAATTATTAGAAACTTACACAGCTGAAGATCTTGCTGCTGCATTCTTGAAGAGTGTGACAAAAGACGCTGATGAAGTACCAGTTAAAATTACTCCAGAACGTCCATTACCAGGTCGCAAAGGCGGAAGCAGTCATGGAGGCGGAAGCAATCGAGGCGCAAGTAAAGGCGGATACCGTGGCGGAAATAACCGTAGTGGTAAACCTTCTGAACGTCGTGGTGGCGGAAGCTCAAGCGCTAGCGGAAAATGGAA